Proteins from one Pithys albifrons albifrons isolate INPA30051 chromosome 2, PitAlb_v1, whole genome shotgun sequence genomic window:
- the LRRN4 gene encoding leucine-rich repeat neuronal protein 4, whose amino-acid sequence MISGLLIFSLLMGSTASGPLSRAEPAASRDVTTFFQLAQEDTWENVNLTSMSCEARKNRTWVTLQLTNSSLTAFPVCLPEALETLDLSNNLLQEVNGSEIANLPRLRVLSLRQNHLWSLTWGSEPLSSLLKLDLSFNKLSSVPSCHSSALPNLRWLSLAGNPLVEIQPLAFSCYPQLQALNLSATLLGQDDSKGIRESAFAISTAPTEATDRPGSSINVLDLSRTFLEKIQPEWTRDLPNLRSLHLTEMPQLRSLDTEFVKSMPGLRELHCQDSHSLGFVRTEMFYSAPHLSHLSFENCNLSSFDPWDTNSSGGITINLYGNPLLCDCQLSWLLSKPKKVVLQKAQETFCTSQGDGGRPSTSVSLLELYDKCQPESNVTLPDSNTPSPDHEAFSFATAVATATDLALLTRDTDTSSLIQRGVLSTTASPALTRDTDTSSLIQRGVLSTTASPALTRDTDTSSLIQRGVLSTTASPALTRDTDTSSLIQRGLLSTTANPALTRDTDTSSLIQRGVLSTTASPALTRDTDTSSLIQRGVLSTTASPALTRDTDTSSLIQRGVLSTTASPALTRDTDTSSLIQRGVMSTTANPVLTKDTDTSSLIPVDVMSTMAPPATEPMLTKANNSSHEEEAVAKSSSNLPAFASVTSFPVFLNELFAQSSDYGSTSQTRIEQSKGELRTTHTTFPQEGPFTQTTSHYSAGATGIPNTTDHFIHSVASHAGEGAQQGTPQTSPPQLTSSRSSSQPEPAPTRPPSHYVDDYDYDEQPKETPVQPGHISCDYNPCKHLQKPCSELQSVSQCSCPGMSSEDEVPDPPRLREVIEVTDSSALVRWCAPYSVVHTYELMLHAQGHEDRQFVMDNIYPTSRQYTLYNLSPYTTYNVCVTASNKAGSSQVTGQEIPGNSCTRFKTKPSYKSVFAALSAASGFFLITTIVLSICLCKACKKPHSEQYGTHLVSYKNPAFDYPLKLQTSN is encoded by the exons ATGATTTCAGGCTTGCTCATCTTCTCTCTGCTGATGGGGAGTACAGCATCTGGCCcgctgagcagagcagaacctgcagcctccagggaTGTCACCACCTTTTTCCAACTGGCTCAGGAAGACACTTGGGAGAATGTTAATCTCACCAGCATGTCCTGTGAGGCTCGGAAGAACAGGACCTGGGTCACCCTGCAGCTGACCAACAGCAGCCTGACAGCTTTCCCTGTCTGCCTTCCAGAGGCTCTGGAGACCCTGGATCTCAGCAACAACCTCTTACAAGAGGTGAACGGCTCGGAAATAGCGAACCTTCCGCGGCTGCGTGTCCTTTCGTTGAGGCAGAACCACCTCTGGTCACTCACGTGGGGATCTGAGCCCCTCAGCAGTCTCCTCAAGCTGGACTTGAGCTTTAACAAGCTGTCGTCTGTGCCAtcctgccacagctctgccctgcctaACCTGAGGTGGTTGTCCTTGGCTGGAAATCCACTTGTGGAAATCCAGCCGCTGGCTTTTTCCTGTTACCCTCAGCTGCAGGCCTTGAACCTCTCTGCGACgctgctggggcaggatgaCAGCAAGGGAATTAGGGAGTCTGCTTTTGCCAtcagcacagctcccactgaGGCCACGGACAGGCCTGGAAGCTCCATCAACGTGCTTGATCTGAGCAGGACCTTTCTTGAGAAAA ttCAACCAGAGTGGACCAGAGACTTGCCCAACCTCAGATCACTTCACCTGACCGAGATGCCACAATTAAGAAGCCTGGACACTGAGTTTGTCAAGTCCATGCCTGGTCTGCGAGAGCTGCACTGCCAGGACTCCCATTCCCTGGGTTTTGTGAGGACAGAGATGTTTTACAGTGCTCCTCATCTGAGCCATCTCTCCTTTGAGAA CTGTAACCTGAGTTCCTTTGATCCCTGGGACACCAATTCTTCAGGTGGCATCACCATCAACCTGTATGGAAACCCTCTGTTATGTGACTgccagctctcctggctgctctccaagCCCAAGAAAGTTGTGCTGCAAAA ggctcaggAGACGTTCTGCACATCCCAGGGAGATGGGGGCAGACCTTCAACATCTGTCTCACTGCTAGAGCTCTATGATAAATGCCAGCCTGAGAGCAACGTCACACTCCCCGATTCAAACACACCCTCTCCTGACCACGAGGCTTTCAGCTTTGCCACTGCTGTGGCAACAGCAACAGACTTGGCGCTGCTAACCAGAGACACTGATACCAGCTCCCTGATCCAGAGGGGTGTATTGAGCACAACAGCCAGCCCAGCGCTAACCAGAGACACTGATACCAGCTCCCTGATCCAGAGGGGTGTATTGAGCACAACAGCCAGCCCAGCGCTAACCAGAGACACTGATACCAGCTCCCTGATCCAGAGGGGTGTATTGAGCACaacagccagcccagcactAACCAGAGACACTGATACCAGCTCCCTGATCCAGAGGGGTCTATTGAGCACAACAGCCAACCCAGCACTAACCAGAGACACTGATACCAGCTCCCTGATCCAGAGGGGTGTATTGAGCACAACAGCCAGCCCAGCGCTAACCAGAGACACTGATACCAGCTCCCTAATCCAGAGGGGTGTATTGAGCACaacagccagcccagcactAACCAGAGACACTGATACCAGCTCCCTGATCCAGAGGGGTGTATTGAGCACaacagccagcccagcactAACCAGAGACACTGATACCAGCTCCCTAATCCAGAGGGGTGTAATGAGCACAACAGCCAACCCAGTGCTAACCAAAGACACTGATACCAGCTCCCTAATCCCGGTGGATGTAATGAGTACAATGGCACCACCCGCAACAGAGCCCATGCTCACAAAGGCCAACAATTCCTCCCATGAGGAGGAGGCAGTTGCCAAATCCTCAAGCAATCTCCCTGCCTTCGCATCCGTAACCTCCTTCCCAGTCTTTCTCAACGAGCTCTTTGCTCAGTCCTCAGATTATGGCTCCACAAGTCAAACTCGAATAGAGCAGTCAAAGGGAGAGCTCAGAACGACCCACACAACGTTTCCCCAGGAAGGTCCATTCACCCAGACCACCAGTCATTATTCTGCTGGAGCAACAGGAATTCCCAACACCACAGACCATTTTATTCACTCCGTTGCCAGTCATGCTGGGGAGGGTGCCCAGCAGGGTACCCCACAAACAAGCCCCCCACAGCTGACCTCCTCCAGGAGCAGTTCTCAGCCAGAGCCTGCACCCACTAGACCACCATCACACTATGTTGATGATTACGACTATGATGAACAGCCAAAGGAAACCCCAGTGCAACCAGGACACATCTCCTGTGACTACAACCCTTGCAAGCACCTTCAGAAGCCATGCAGTGAACTTCAGAGTGTGTCCCAGTGCTCATGCCCGGGCATGTCGAGCGAAGATGAGGTTCCAGACCCACCAAGGCTCAGAGAGGTGATTGAAGTTACAGACAGCTCTGCACTGGTTCGCTGGTGTGCCCCGTATTCAGTTGTTCACACCTATGAGCTGATGCTCCATGCCCAAGGCCACGAGGACAGGCAGTTTGTCATGGACAATATTTACCCCACATCCAGGCAGTACACTCTGTATAACCTGTCACCATACACCACCTACAATGTTTGCGTGACTGCTTCAAATAAAGCTGGGTCAAGCCAGGTAACAGGTCAGGAAATTCCAGGTAATTCGTGCAccagatttaaaacaaaacccagctaCAAGTCTGTCTTtgctgctctgtctgcagcAAGTGGATTCTTTCTCATTACCACAATTGTTTTGTCTATATGTCTGTGTAAGGCATGTAAGAAGCCTCACAGTGAGCAGTATGGTACACACTTGGTCTCCTACAAGAACCCAGCGTTTGATTATCCACTAAAACTACAAACCAGTAATTAG